Proteins encoded within one genomic window of Pectobacterium araliae:
- the dsbC gene encoding bifunctional protein-disulfide isomerase/oxidoreductase DsbC has protein sequence MKKGLLLLSLLVATATNFAHADDAAIKQTLTRLDMQGAEILPSPMAGMKTVITESGVLYISEDGKHLLQGPLYDVSGTMPVNTTNQILIGKLNALQEQMIVYKAAQEKHVITVFTDITCGYCHKLHEQMKDYNALGITVRYLAFPRQGMKSPAAKDMQSIWCVADRNKAFDSAMKGDAISAATCKTDIAAHYQLGIQFGVQGTPAIVLQDGMVVPGYQGPKEMLAMLEAHKASKKTGG, from the coding sequence ATGAAAAAAGGGTTATTACTGCTTTCTTTACTGGTGGCGACGGCGACTAACTTTGCGCACGCCGACGATGCCGCGATCAAGCAGACGTTGACGCGTCTGGATATGCAGGGGGCGGAAATTCTGCCTTCGCCGATGGCAGGCATGAAAACTGTGATTACCGAGAGCGGCGTGCTGTACATCAGCGAAGACGGCAAACATTTGCTGCAAGGCCCGCTTTATGATGTGAGCGGCACTATGCCGGTCAATACCACCAATCAAATCCTGATCGGCAAGTTGAATGCGCTACAGGAGCAGATGATTGTTTATAAAGCCGCGCAGGAAAAACACGTGATTACCGTTTTCACCGACATCACCTGCGGTTATTGCCACAAACTGCATGAGCAGATGAAAGACTACAATGCGCTGGGCATTACCGTGCGCTATCTGGCATTCCCGCGTCAGGGCATGAAATCGCCAGCAGCGAAAGATATGCAGTCCATCTGGTGCGTGGCCGATCGTAATAAAGCGTTTGATAGCGCGATGAAGGGCGACGCGATCTCAGCTGCAACATGCAAAACCGATATCGCTGCGCATTACCAACTGGGCATCCAGTTTGGCGTGCAGGGGACTCCTGCCATCGTGCTGCAAGACGGTATGGTTGTACCGGGATATCAAGGGCCGAAAGAGATGTTGGCAATGCTGGAAGCACACAAAGCTTCGAAGAAAACCGGCGGTTAA